CATTTGGTAGATGGGTGGTTGTGCCTTTATGTTAGTGCTTTATATTAGTGTTAGTGCAGTGATTGAATGTTTTATTGTCATTCAGTATGTGGCAGTTGGGGTTTAACTTGTATCACTGGCTGGTTCTTTACAACATTTATTCTCCTGATCAACCATCTATGTCAATGATTCATGGCAGCTATGCGGTGCTTGAGTCAAGCTCTTGTATCATATAACACCCTAGTTCATATAGAATATTGATATGATTAAAAAAGGATACATATGGGATCAGTTTGCTGGAAGAAAGATTTATAAGGCTGTTCTGTAATAAATGAGGTCATGCCTTCTCTATTTGCTTTGTGGTTGTCCTTGTAGAAGTAATTTTTCTCTAAAGCTGATTTCTTTCTTCTATGCAGGCCAACTCTCACTATTTTGCTATCATAGAACAGGTATGTCCTTTATCTTTTTTCGGTTAGTGTCATGTTGGACTAATCATTGtagttttttgaaaataaaaataaggttTAATTGCTTTCATATGCAATGATGTGTTTTTTTCACTGATGTATTTATTTGGTGTGATTTCATCTGGAACTTATTGGGAAGCCTTGCTCTTTTGTTCCAAATATGGCTGCAATGTATAATACGAAGATTCTTGGGAAATGCTGGGTGTAATTAGAAAGTTTATTTACTGAAAACTATTGATGTTTTAGAGGTCACAATAGAGTTGTTATATGTAGCTTTTGATTAATTACCATTTGCTTTGCTTCTCTAGCAGTAATCTTAATTTGTAATGTTATAGTTTGAGTATAGTTAATGGATGTTTCAGTACTATTAGAAGGCAGATGGTATATGGGCAGTAAGGGGACCTGATGGTGCTTAACTGGACCACTTGGGCATAACCTAGGTGGATTTTCTTATaacaataatataaaattaacaaACAGATATAATTTTATAACTGTAGTGATAAATTACAAGAATAAAGGAAATAGAAAATAAATCCAAAAGGGCTTACAGATTTATTTGAGGATCCATTATTATGTTATACGGGATGTCCatcagtaaaattataatttttgttgcatataataaaaaaatacaaattgATTATCTGAAAGCATTTAATATTTCTAGTAAGTCAATGTGACAAGTAACTCTACCAAATGATGAATAAGTATCACAAAGTTGAAAACATACAGCCAATCCAGAACAGTTAAAACTTGTAATTAAGCTGTTTGAGCACCAATTACAAAAATTCAAAAACACTGTGGGTTATAACGCACCCACCTAACTTGCTACTAAGTACTAACCCAGATAGACTTACCATAAAAGATAGTCTAAAACCGACCCGCTTAGGTTGTCAAGGTCTTGAGTAGCTGCTTAGGGCCTAATGCATGTATAACTGGCAAGTTGGACACTTGCAAGCCGGTTGGCCTGCATGTAGGAGCTGCCTAGGTTGTTGGATCCTGAGCAAGGCATTTAAGGAACCACCTAAGTCTAAGTGGCTgagttttttttattaaaaaaaggaTGTTTACAtagtatttttatttaatatattgcAATTTTTTTACCTAGTGTGTAGGCTCCTACTGTAAGCAGGGCAATTTGGGGATGCATAAACCTAGGCAGCTGCCTTTTAGAAGGGTGGTGTTTTGCAAAATATTGTTCTTTGATATGTGTTGATTGCTGTACCATTTAAATAGATTCTTGCAATTCCCAACAAATTTCATTGTTTTCAAAAGTAGCCGCTGTGACTGTGTTTTCCTTTTTGGACTCTTATCTTTGAGCTAACCACAAAGTGCAGGACACAGATTTAGGTTTAGGCATGACGTGAGGACAGCACACACATACAAACCCAAGAATTAAGTGAAACCAACCTTCAATTACGATTATAAGGCCTTATATCCAAACAACAACATAAGATGAGATTGTTTCCTGCATTTCTTTTTGCTTTGAGTACTGTGATCATATTCTCTTCTTTGAAAATATGCATGCCTTATGCCTATCATGCAAGACTAATTACAGTAACTTTGATCAATGACCATTTTCATCATAATGGTCAATCATAATTACTAAGAATAGCACCTTTTTTATTTGGAATGCTTTTCACAGCAGGTTTTCATTTTATTTCACTATCTGGTGCAAGGTTTGAAACCCAATTTtggttattgttgggtataaaatatcctcccagctgaagttcgtaccgggagtgaccctcccgggactctgccgacgtccaatcttggacgacatctttccgaacctctccggcggccgagcttccgcaatgttcccaagttctgccgacggataaactcccacagcttcttccacaagtgtcgaccgggttcccccgacggacgaactcctgccgcatctcccggacttctccagcaataagcttcttcggttgtccatcaggctgctccaagtgctctctggattctactatcggtcgatctcctacaagggtcaaccgttctctggaccccttccagatcttttccgacaggattcgatcgactccaatccgaatttcttcaagaactacgtcagttcgtcagtggccgaacttttccaacagcagatctccacgacggacggactccatccaagtttttacgacggtcgatcgccttctaggtttcatccgagctcctacgggagccggacttcttctccgaactcctactacaggtagacttcgttcgagctcctatgggagccggacctcagccctgagctcccattgcagggagacctcatccgaattcttataagggtcggactccgatcccccaccacaagcgatctactccgagctactgctacaagcgatctactccgagcttctgctacaagcgatctactccgagctactactacaagcggtctacttcaaatttctactacgagcggtccgcgtcggatttctactgtaagcctccacccgagcttcccttgtgaatgaattccttccgaatttctattgcaggcaggctttggccgagcttcctcaacaaatgatccccatccggaattctgcgggaaccagactccgaccgaacttctgtagcggacagattccggacgaactcctatgacgCACGGGCTTcagcagccgaacccctccagcgggtgaacctctctagTGCCATCCGACAttcactgccggtcgaccttctgtcggattctgcatgaaactgaacttcgtccacagaaagctcctgaccgagcttctacagcagatgaccttcgcctgcagtattagcgcctaaggcacccaacggtagaaagctcgccagcaatatccgagctcctctcagacggagagctatccctctccaccagacaccccaaccgagcttcggccgacaggcatggactccctggcaggccatagtaatggccgcgactctgctccacttcctataacggatcccacgcggctccatcatgctctggcaagtcacgacaacggacatcactccactctccacaacaggctccacatggcaggccgCGGCGATGGCCacaactccactccactactctccgtaacaaactcctcatggccccgaacggtccactaccaggcggttacagacgtcgctgtcaatctgttacgccctccgcctataaaaaggggacccccagatatgttattctctaagctctaatctctatctaaaaactctgctaaaattttcgttcgagcactccattcttgttgaggcagagaaccgacttgagcgtcggagggtcttgccggagcacccccaactccggtttagactttctttgcaggtcccggcgacgacCGCGTCTCCCTCGACTCtctccgacgccggtggatttttgcatcaacagttaTAGATTCAGCAAAAACCTGTAAGTTTCTGATTTGGTAGTTTCAACAATTTCGGTAATTTCACCTCCAAATTTTGCAGCTTCCATcaaatattacaaaaaaaataaaggatgagTGTCAAATAAATTAAGGACAGATTAGATGAAAAATGACTGAATCAAGATGATGAATTAAGCATCACTTTATAATATGTTATATTGTTTCAGACCATTGGATGCATCAATTCAGTGTTTGATGCGAAGAGAATcgaaattattttttaaacacatttttttgaataaaacatatatataatataatattttacttatttgaTGGAAATTTAATATGTAACGGTTTGAATGACTATTTGATCTGATCTACATCAAAAGCTTCCCTTTTAGATCCATCCAAATCTCCCCAAAACCTGCAAATTTTAAGTTTATTGTAGAGGAAATAAATACTCTGCACATTGAAAGAGATCAAGTAAATAACAAAAACATTTGCCTGTGTTGCTAATGTATAAAATAAATTTGTCCCATACGTTAGTTTTGGTTAAAGTACTAAAATCAGCTGTAGTTAGGGGTGGAAATGAGTCAAACTAGGCCTAGCTTTAGCTTAGCTCATTAATAATCAAGCCAAGCTTGAGCTGCTCACGGACGAGTTTGTTTAAGAGATCTAGTTAGAGTTTAAGATCATTCGAGGCCTTTATTTGTATAATTTGGAGTAATAATTCTGACTATATTTTAATTCTACAGTTGGTATACATTCTATTCTACCTAACCTATGTTAACTTATGAtaaataatttcaaaattaaatattgattcAGATAATAATAACTAAAAGAGATGATGGTGTTAGTTTGATGATGGTAACAGAGTAGACTGAGTGTTCTTTCCAATACAGAACAACTATTTCTTTTTCCTCCCTCTCAGTGACATTTTTTTGACCCcttattatttaactttttggtctatcaaattttattacatgatttttAAGATAATTTCTTTTTGATATTTGCTATCCTTGAGCCTGTTGTTTAGTATTTTCATAAAAAGAAAGATCATCAtatgtctttcttttttttccaatcTGACTGTCAGAAGAATTTCAGAGGTGAGGTCGAGGGTATCAGAGTAATGTGTATGTATATTCATATCTCGAGCTGAGCTTGTGCAAGCTAAGCCTAGCTAGATCAACTTCTTTCCCAATCGAGTGAGCCAATTTTGAGCTGAACTCGAGCTAGTTCGAGAACAGCTTGGCTCATTTATCAGTCCCTGCCGTAGTGTTGGATTAATTTGGGCAGGAATTGATACATTTTGGTTTTGGGTTGAAGTTTTGGGTCAGATCATTGTCCAATGTTCTCCTATGACATTGTTGATCGACCTGGTAATCCTGTTTaatcatatgcatgctttataggTTGCTTATTTGATATTATTCCTGTTAAATCATTTAGTCTTTATGCATTTTGCATTATATTGATTCATGCACCATATACTTTCAATCTTATTAATTTAGGTtgttctagttagatatttagtTGGAAATACATAAGCTTTAACAGACTACCAAGTTTTTACTGGCCTCTTTAAAAACTGATTTAGATGATGGAAGGTAATACATGGCTAAACGATACAATTGGTGTTGTTCCGAAAAATTCTTGGTCAATAGATCCATTCGGTTATTCAGCTACTATGGCATATTTGCTCCGGCGTATGGGCTTCCGTAACATGCTTATACAAAGAACTCACTATGAGCTGAAAAAGGAGTTGGCTTTGTCTAAGAACCTTGAATACATATGGAGGCAGAGCTGGGATATAGAGGAAACTACTGATATTTTTGTTCACATGATGCCATTCTATTCTTATGATATTCCACATACTTGTGGACCCGAGCCAGCCATTTGTTGTCAGTTTGACTTTGCTCGGATGCATGGATTTAGCTATGAATTCTGTCCATGGAGATTTAATCCAATTGAAATTAATCCAAGTAATGTGCAGCAGAGAGCAACAACACTTTTGGACCAATACAGGAAGAAATCAACTTTATACAGAACCAATACACTTCTTGTTCCTTTAGGGGATGATTTCCGTTATGTCAGCATGGACGAAGCAGAAGTCCAATTTAGGAACTATCAAAtgctttttgattttataaattcTAGTCCCAATTTGAATGCTGAAGTAAAGTTTGGTACTCTTGAAGATTACTTCAGTACCCTTCGGGAGGAAGCAGGAAGAATAAATTTTTCCCGTCCTGGTGAGATTGGATCTGGAGAACTAGAAGGTTTTCCATCTCTTTCGGGTGATTTCTTTACATATGCTGATAGGAATCATGACTACTGGAGTGGTTACTATGTTTCGAGACCATTTTTTAAGGCAGTTGATCGGGTGCTGGAACAGACACTTCGTGCATCTGAGATGATGGTTGCATTAGTTTTAGGTTATTGCCAGAAGTCTCAATGTGCTGAATTACCGGTCAGTTTCTCCCACAAATTGACAGCTGCAAGGAGGAACCTAGCTCTTTTCCAGCATCATGATGGGGTAACTGGTACTGCTAAGGATCATGTAGTAGAAGATTATGGCACTCGAATGCACGCTTCTTTGCAGAACTTGCAGATATTTATGTCCCGGGCTGTGGAAGTCCTTCTAGGTGATTTCCGTGACAAAGCTGATCCTACCTTATTGTCACAGTTTGAGCCTGAGCAGACAAGGTCAAAGTACGATGTTCAGCCAACACATAAGGTCCTCGATGTGCATGAAGAACATGGACATTCTGTGGTCTTGTTTAATCCATTGGAGCAAACAAGGGATGAGGTTGTCATGGTGATTGTAACTAAGCCTGACATATTTGTACGGGACTCCAATGGGTCATGTGTGAAGAGCCAAATTTCTCCAGAGTGGCAGCATGATAGCAAgggaaaaattttttctactgggCATCATCGTCTTTATTGGAGAGCCTCTGTTCCTGCCATGGGTTTGGAGACCTACTTTATTGCCTGTGGACATACCAGCTGTGAAAAAGCTATACCTGCTGAGTTGAAAGTATTTCCAGAATCAGATTCATCATCTTGCCCTCATCCTTATGTCTGTTCAAAACCAGGAGGCGAAAAAGCAGAGATCCGTAATCTTTATTTTACTCTCACTTTTGATGTAAAACATGGTCTCCTGCAGATGATAAGCCATAGAGATGGCAGAAAAACTGTTGTTGGGGAAGAAATAGGCATGTACAAGAGTTCTGGAAGCGGAGCTTATTTGTTCAAACCAGATGGAGAAGCTCAACCGATCATTGAAAAAGGTGGGTCCCTGATTATATCTGAAGGTCCTTTGGTGCAAGAATCTTACTCTCTTCCAAAGGTCATGTGGGAGAAAACTCCAATCTCTCATAGCACACGGATTTATGGTGGAGAGAATACCGTACAAGAACTGCTTATTGAGAAGGAATATCATGTTGAACTCCTTGGTTCTGATTTCAATGACAGAGAACTGATAGCTAGATTCAAGACAAATATCGACAATGAGAGGGTGTTTTACGCTGACCTAAATGGCTTTCAGATAATCCGGAGACAGACTTATGATAAAATTCCTTTGCAGGGAAATTACTACCCCATGCCATCGCTTGCATTCTTGCAGGATTCATTAGGTCACCGTTTCTCAGTCCATTCTAAGCAGTCACTGGGAACAGCAAGCCTTAAAAATGGTTGGCTTGAGATTATGCTGGATCGCCGTTTGGTCCATGATGATGGCCGTGGTCTGGGTCAAGGGGTAATGGATAACCGTCCTAATAATGTGCTCTTTCATATTCTCATTGAGCACAATATTTCTGCATTGCCTTCTGCACATGCAGTGCTGAATCTCCAGCCATCTCTTCTCTCCCATCATATAGGCGCCCACTTGAACTACCCAATGCATGCATTTGTGAGCAAGAAACCACAGGAAAACTCATTGAAGATGCACTACAAATCGTTCACACCATTGGCTTCACCCTTACCATGTGACTTACATATTGTAAATTTCAAAGTCCCACAGCCCCTGAAGTTTCCCCGGGTACAGCCTTCAGACTCCAGATTTGTTATTCTACTACAGAGGAGAGCATGGGATGCTTCATACTGTAGAATGGGTGAACTGCAGTGTTCAACCATGGGGAATGAGCCTGTCAATCTGTTCTACATGTTCAAAGATCTCATTGTTTCTAATGTGAAGACAACTTCCTTGAATCTTGTACATGATGACATGAAGATGCTGGGGTACACTGCGCAGCTGGGAGATGGAGCTCAAGAAGGTAATGTGCTATTTTCTCCTATGGAAATACAAGCATACAAATTAGAACTGCAGCCACAGCCGGGAGTATAAGCGGAACACAAGCTTTAGATTCGATGCCCTGGAAGATGATTGTCAAAGCTTGAAGGAGTTTATCACTAACTCGGACATGAGTTCGAGAGATGCTGGCGCTGTCCGAAAATTTTGATGAAGATAGAGGTCTCCCGTGTATGTAGCTGCGAAGATAGTGAGTTTTTGATAAAGGCTAAAGAATAAAATCGATAGAGAAGCAATTTATGGGTTGCTGAATCTTAGTTGGTGGTGCAGCATGTGGAGCTCCACTGGGATGCCGATTGTTGGTTAGTCTTTAGATCATCCCGGGGGCATTTTCTTTGTTtgtgtttttctttaatttctttagAAAAAGCTCTTGTAGCGTTTATGCTAATCGAACTGTGCATATTTACTGTACAAAATCTTCTCTTACATGACAAAGAGTTGCTGATGATTGTGATTAGCTGGTAAGTCTTACATttaatgcttttttttttggttggggggCGGGGTTTAATTTGCTGTTCCCAATAGATCATAAAGTTTTGCACTTGCCATCACCCAGTGGCCACAGATCCTGATCAGATTTACTGTAGTCGCAAGTTTTTTCTGTTTTGCAGACGTGCTTGGTAAGGTTGGGCCAGGGCATCAGGATACGCCAAGCTCAAGGGTCGGCGACAAAGAGGTCCCAACCCGTCTAACTCCAGGTTTCCCTGCCCAATGCAGTGTTCATGTGTTCCTCAATCCACCTTAACTGCATCAAAGGCAAAGCTTCCCTCATCCTGCCTCCTAGCCCCATCCAGCCATACACGCTCAAACTTACAATAAAGGAGCATATTTTCAAGATGTTCCGATGCCAGAGGCCATAACAACAGGTTTTTAGAAGCTAGGCTGATCACCCATTTTTTTCgtggagaaattttttgtgcatcacAGACGGTGTAGAAAATTCGATATGGAGTACACCATTTTATCcgattgatctatataatcatcgcttttcaatatacatttaatatttgtaagatgatttttcatttaaaaattttgtatgacgaaaatatccgttctttgaaaaaaattatgatattctatgacgTATTATAgttcaggatgttataatatgattcaggatatcataatatgaaagagatatttttgtccaatcactttctaatgcgtatttaatgtctgcaggttgattttttcg
Above is a genomic segment from Elaeis guineensis isolate ETL-2024a chromosome 1, EG11, whole genome shotgun sequence containing:
- the LOC105039124 gene encoding alpha-mannosidase 2, producing MAFLSGSRRGGGGGGGGGGGSLLPSTSKPKPLRKPSSAAARRRIHLRDFLSPTSTFFALGLSISLLFFLAVVIRYGVPKPLSSPHSKPRLVRLPAFRRPADTAGTAGGTGDVIAAASVDITTKDLYDRIEFSDLDGGAWKQGWSVTYIGNEWDKEKLKVFVVPHSHNDPGWKLTVEEYYNRQSRHILDTIVESLSQDTRRKFIWEEMSYLERWWRDASELKRETFSKLVKNGQLEIVGGGWVMNDEANSHYFAIIEQMMEGNTWLNDTIGVVPKNSWSIDPFGYSATMAYLLRRMGFRNMLIQRTHYELKKELALSKNLEYIWRQSWDIEETTDIFVHMMPFYSYDIPHTCGPEPAICCQFDFARMHGFSYEFCPWRFNPIEINPSNVQQRATTLLDQYRKKSTLYRTNTLLVPLGDDFRYVSMDEAEVQFRNYQMLFDFINSSPNLNAEVKFGTLEDYFSTLREEAGRINFSRPGEIGSGELEGFPSLSGDFFTYADRNHDYWSGYYVSRPFFKAVDRVLEQTLRASEMMVALVLGYCQKSQCAELPVSFSHKLTAARRNLALFQHHDGVTGTAKDHVVEDYGTRMHASLQNLQIFMSRAVEVLLGDFRDKADPTLLSQFEPEQTRSKYDVQPTHKVLDVHEEHGHSVVLFNPLEQTRDEVVMVIVTKPDIFVRDSNGSCVKSQISPEWQHDSKGKIFSTGHHRLYWRASVPAMGLETYFIACGHTSCEKAIPAELKVFPESDSSSCPHPYVCSKPGGEKAEIRNLYFTLTFDVKHGLLQMISHRDGRKTVVGEEIGMYKSSGSGAYLFKPDGEAQPIIEKGGSLIISEGPLVQESYSLPKVMWEKTPISHSTRIYGGENTVQELLIEKEYHVELLGSDFNDRELIARFKTNIDNERVFYADLNGFQIIRRQTYDKIPLQGNYYPMPSLAFLQDSLGHRFSVHSKQSLGTASLKNGWLEIMLDRRLVHDDGRGLGQGVMDNRPNNVLFHILIEHNISALPSAHAVLNLQPSLLSHHIGAHLNYPMHAFVSKKPQENSLKMHYKSFTPLASPLPCDLHIVNFKVPQPLKFPRVQPSDSRFVILLQRRAWDASYCRMGELQCSTMGNEPVNLFYMFKDLIVSNVKTTSLNLVHDDMKMLGYTAQLGDGAQEGNVLFSPMEIQAYKLELQPQPGV